In a genomic window of Nodosilinea sp. E11:
- the ahcY gene encoding adenosylhomocysteinase gives MTTSLQFKYDVKDISLAAQGKQRIEWAGREMPVLRQIQDRFAQEKPLAGIRISACCHVTTETAHLAIALKAGGADAILIASNPLSTQDDVAASLVADYGIPVFALRGEDSATYHRHVETALDHRPNIIIDDGSDVVATLVKERQAQLSDIIGTTEETTTGIVRLRAMFNDGVLSFPAMNVNDADTKHFFDNRYGTGQSTLDGIIRATNVLLAGKTVVVAGYGWCGKGTAMRAKGMGANVIVTEIDPVRAIEAVMDGFRVMPMAKAATVGDLFITVTGNKHVIRREHFEAMKDGAMVCNSGHFDIEIDLKSLGEMASEVKQVRNFTQQYMLGNGKSVIVLGEGRLVNLAAAEGHPSAVMDMSFANQAMACEYLVKNKGSLEPGLHSIPVEVDKEIARLKLVAMGIEVDSLTPEQEIYINSWTVGT, from the coding sequence ATGACCACAAGCCTTCAATTTAAGTACGACGTTAAAGATATTTCCCTGGCCGCCCAGGGCAAGCAGCGGATTGAGTGGGCCGGGCGCGAGATGCCTGTGCTGCGCCAGATTCAAGATCGTTTTGCCCAAGAGAAACCCTTGGCAGGTATTCGAATTTCGGCTTGTTGTCACGTCACCACGGAGACAGCTCACCTGGCGATCGCCCTCAAAGCAGGCGGTGCCGACGCCATTCTGATTGCTAGCAACCCCCTCTCTACCCAAGACGACGTTGCGGCCAGCTTAGTGGCCGACTACGGCATTCCCGTCTTTGCTCTGCGCGGCGAAGACAGCGCCACCTACCACCGCCACGTCGAAACCGCCCTTGACCACCGCCCCAACATCATCATCGATGACGGTAGCGACGTGGTTGCCACCCTGGTCAAAGAGCGCCAGGCCCAACTGTCTGACATCATCGGCACCACCGAAGAAACCACCACCGGCATTGTGCGTCTGCGGGCCATGTTCAATGACGGCGTGCTCAGCTTCCCGGCGATGAACGTCAACGACGCTGACACCAAGCACTTCTTCGACAACCGCTACGGCACCGGCCAGTCTACCCTCGACGGCATTATTCGCGCCACCAACGTGCTGCTGGCCGGTAAAACCGTGGTTGTGGCTGGCTACGGCTGGTGCGGCAAAGGCACCGCCATGCGGGCAAAGGGCATGGGGGCCAACGTCATCGTCACTGAGATCGACCCGGTGCGCGCCATTGAAGCGGTAATGGATGGCTTCCGAGTGATGCCGATGGCTAAGGCGGCTACGGTGGGTGACCTGTTCATCACCGTCACCGGCAACAAGCATGTGATTCGCCGTGAGCACTTCGAGGCGATGAAAGACGGCGCGATGGTCTGTAACTCCGGCCACTTCGACATCGAAATCGACCTGAAGTCTCTGGGTGAGATGGCCAGCGAAGTTAAGCAGGTGCGCAACTTCACTCAGCAGTACATGCTTGGCAACGGCAAGTCGGTGATTGTGCTGGGCGAAGGTCGCCTAGTCAATCTGGCCGCCGCCGAAGGTCACCCCAGCGCCGTAATGGACATGAGCTTTGCCAACCAGGCCATGGCCTGCGAATACCTGGTGAAGAACAAAGGCTCCCTCGAACCGGGCCTGCACTCCATCCCCGTTGAGGTAGATAAGGAGATTGCTCGGCTGAAACTGGTGGCTATGGGCATCGAAGTCGATAGCCTCACTCCTGAGCAAGAGATCTACATTAACTCTTGGACCGTAGGCACCTAA
- the clpP gene encoding ATP-dependent Clp endopeptidase proteolytic subunit ClpP codes for MIPTVIEQSGRGERAFDIYSRLLRERIIFLGQQVTADSANLIVAQMLFLEAEDPDKDIYLYINSPGGSVSAGLGIYDTMNHIRPQVCTICVGLAASMGAFLLTAGEKGKRMSLPNSRIMIHQPLGGAQGQATDIEIQAKEILYLKKQLNEAIANNTGQPIEKIAQDTERDFFMSPHEAVEYGLIDQVIDRTSVGARPLAVM; via the coding sequence ATGATTCCAACCGTTATTGAGCAATCCGGGCGTGGCGAACGCGCGTTTGACATTTATTCCCGTCTTTTGCGAGAGCGAATCATCTTTTTAGGCCAGCAAGTCACCGCTGACTCGGCCAATCTGATTGTGGCCCAGATGCTGTTTCTCGAAGCTGAGGATCCAGACAAAGATATTTATCTCTATATCAATTCCCCCGGTGGGTCGGTGAGTGCGGGTCTGGGTATCTACGACACCATGAACCACATTCGGCCCCAGGTGTGCACCATCTGCGTGGGTCTAGCGGCCAGCATGGGAGCCTTTTTGCTGACGGCTGGCGAAAAGGGCAAGCGCATGAGCCTGCCCAACTCCCGGATTATGATTCACCAGCCCCTCGGCGGTGCCCAGGGGCAAGCTACGGATATTGAGATTCAGGCCAAGGAAATTCTTTACCTGAAAAAGCAGCTAAACGAGGCGATCGCCAACAACACTGGCCAGCCTATTGAAAAAATCGCCCAAGATACCGAGCGCGACTTCTTTATGAGCCCCCACGAAGCGGTGGAGTATGGCCTAATTGACCAGGTGATCGATCGCACGTCAGTAGGTGCCCGCCCATTGGCAGTCATGTAA
- the panB gene encoding 3-methyl-2-oxobutanoate hydroxymethyltransferase — protein sequence MAVSVDHILRWKQTDRPAQPLAVLTAWDVMSAQIVDAAGADIVLVGDSLAMVALGYDTTLPLTMEDMLICAKAVRRGVTNALVVVDLPFLSYQTSGSDAIRAAGQMLKIGAQAVKLEGGHGEVVETVRRLVQWGIPVMGHVGLTPQSVNQLGGFRKQGKTQAEGDRILTEAKALEQAGAFSIVLEHIPSELARDITKALSIPTIGIGAGVHCDGQVLVTADVLGLSAWQPPFAKVYANLRQQAIEAAQQFCGEVRSGQYPG from the coding sequence ATGGCCGTCAGCGTAGATCACATTTTGCGGTGGAAGCAGACGGATCGCCCGGCTCAGCCCCTAGCCGTGCTCACTGCCTGGGACGTGATGTCGGCGCAAATTGTCGATGCGGCAGGGGCCGACATTGTGCTGGTGGGCGATTCGTTGGCCATGGTGGCCTTGGGCTACGACACTACTCTGCCTTTAACTATGGAAGACATGTTGATCTGCGCCAAGGCGGTGCGGCGGGGGGTAACCAATGCTCTGGTGGTCGTTGATCTGCCCTTTCTCAGCTATCAGACCAGCGGGTCAGATGCCATTCGCGCAGCGGGTCAGATGCTGAAGATTGGGGCCCAGGCGGTGAAGTTGGAAGGGGGCCATGGGGAGGTCGTTGAAACGGTGCGTCGCTTGGTGCAATGGGGCATTCCTGTCATGGGCCACGTGGGGCTGACGCCACAGTCGGTAAACCAGCTGGGTGGCTTTCGCAAGCAGGGGAAAACCCAGGCCGAGGGCGATCGCATTCTCACCGAAGCCAAAGCCCTGGAGCAGGCGGGGGCGTTTTCTATTGTGTTAGAGCACATTCCGTCCGAGCTGGCCCGCGACATCACTAAGGCGCTGAGTATTCCTACCATTGGCATTGGGGCGGGGGTGCACTGCGACGGTCAGGTGCTGGTGACGGCAGATGTGCTGGGGCTATCGGCCTGGCAGCCGCCCTTTGCCAAGGTCTATGCCAACCTGAGACAGCAGGCTATTGAGGCGGCTCAGCAGTTCTGTGGAGAGGTGCGATCGGGGCAGTACCCCGGATGA
- a CDS encoding phosphoribosylanthranilate isomerase: protein MRVKICGITQAEQAIAIARHGATHLGFICVPQSPRYLAPAALADITQALDAAGVVTKTVGVFADASLADIGAIARQANLSHLQLHGQETLEQCQQLLAELPGIFLIKAIRVRTTADLARAETYAPYVDALLLDAYHPDQLGGTGLTLDWDALVSFRPACPWMLAGGLTPENISTALSTLKPDGIDLSSGVEQSPGVKDLALVQHLFEQLQPWLHLQVEK from the coding sequence ATGCGGGTCAAGATTTGTGGCATTACCCAGGCGGAGCAGGCGATCGCGATCGCCCGCCACGGGGCTACGCATCTGGGTTTTATCTGCGTACCCCAGTCGCCTCGCTACCTGGCCCCCGCCGCTCTAGCAGACATTACTCAAGCGCTCGATGCGGCTGGAGTGGTGACCAAAACCGTCGGCGTGTTTGCCGATGCGTCCCTAGCAGACATAGGCGCGATCGCCCGTCAAGCCAACCTCAGCCACCTTCAGCTCCACGGTCAAGAAACCCTAGAGCAGTGCCAACAACTACTGGCCGAACTACCTGGCATCTTCCTGATCAAAGCAATTCGCGTACGCACCACCGCCGACCTAGCAAGGGCCGAAACCTATGCCCCCTATGTCGATGCGCTGCTGCTCGATGCCTACCATCCCGACCAGCTGGGCGGCACGGGGCTAACCCTAGATTGGGATGCTCTGGTGTCGTTTAGACCCGCCTGCCCCTGGATGCTGGCAGGCGGGCTCACTCCTGAGAATATCTCCACGGCGCTCTCGACCCTCAAACCTGACGGCATTGACCTCTCTAGTGGGGTAGAGCAGAGTCCTGGCGTGAAAGATCTGGCTTTGGTACAACACCTGTTTGAGCAATTACAGCCCTGGCTACACCTTCAGGTTGAGAAGTAG
- the nblS gene encoding two-component system sensor histidine kinase NblS, which yields MIRLLAKIRDIFLRWWGDFTLQTRLMAGATLVVSMITSALTFWAVNTIQMDARLNDTRFARDLGLLLAANVAPLVNEADRTELARFSYSFYQSTSSVRYMLYADENGDIFFGIPFSESAVQNSLSLRRRMQLPEGYAQNTDRPLVRQHVTPAGEVTDVFVPLNYNGTHLGVLALGINPNPTVVASSHLTRDVTIAVFVSIWVMVILGAVFNALTITQPIKELVLGVKNIAAGNFNQRIDLPLGGELGELIYSFNDMAERLESYEEQNIEELTAEKAKLETLVSTIADGAILLDSDMHAVLVNPTARRIFGWDDQILDGRNILEHFPSPVRVQLTRPLFKAVKGEAEAMEFRVPITEPSHRTLRILLNTVLDQAKENVKGLAITVQDITREVALNEAKAQFISNVSHELRTPLFNIKSFIETLHEYGEDLSDGERKEFLETANHETDRLTRLVNDVLDLSRLESSRQYQIEAVDIVQPIEQTLRTHRLNARDKQIELLQDVEPNLPPAMGNYDLLLQVFSNLVGNALKFTEPGGQVMLRAHQIVSPSEDPGQSGYIRIEISDTGIGIAPEDQQAIFDRFFRVENRVHTLEGTGLGLSIVKNIIEKHSSQVHLVSEVGVGTTFWFDVAAYQSDAIEVLAQDTTHSDGGKDLAIAAISPAPTDASLIAPKPD from the coding sequence TTGATCAGGCTCCTGGCTAAAATCCGTGATATCTTCCTGCGCTGGTGGGGCGACTTCACTCTACAGACTCGGCTCATGGCCGGGGCAACGTTAGTGGTGTCGATGATTACCAGTGCGCTCACCTTTTGGGCTGTCAACACCATCCAAATGGATGCTCGCCTCAACGACACCCGTTTTGCTCGTGATCTGGGGTTGTTGCTGGCTGCCAACGTCGCCCCCCTGGTCAACGAGGCCGATCGCACCGAATTGGCCCGGTTTTCCTACAGCTTTTACCAGAGCACCTCTAGCGTGCGTTACATGCTCTACGCCGACGAAAATGGCGACATTTTCTTTGGCATTCCCTTCTCTGAATCGGCAGTGCAAAACTCGCTCTCTCTTAGACGGCGGATGCAGCTGCCTGAGGGCTATGCCCAAAACACCGATCGCCCCCTGGTGCGTCAGCATGTTACCCCCGCTGGTGAAGTCACTGATGTGTTTGTGCCGCTCAACTACAACGGCACTCACCTGGGTGTGCTGGCCTTGGGCATTAACCCCAACCCCACCGTGGTGGCCTCGTCGCACCTGACGCGCGACGTTACCATTGCCGTGTTTGTCTCAATCTGGGTGATGGTGATTTTAGGCGCGGTGTTTAACGCCCTCACGATTACCCAACCGATTAAAGAACTGGTGCTGGGGGTGAAAAATATTGCCGCTGGCAACTTCAATCAGCGCATTGACCTGCCCCTGGGCGGCGAACTGGGGGAGCTTATCTATAGCTTCAACGACATGGCCGAGCGCCTAGAAAGCTATGAAGAGCAAAACATTGAGGAACTTACCGCCGAAAAGGCGAAGCTTGAAACCTTAGTCTCAACCATCGCTGACGGCGCTATTCTGCTCGACAGCGACATGCACGCTGTGTTGGTCAACCCCACCGCCCGCCGCATCTTTGGATGGGATGATCAGATTCTAGATGGCCGTAATATTTTGGAGCATTTTCCCAGTCCGGTGCGAGTACAGCTAACTCGCCCTTTGTTTAAAGCGGTCAAAGGTGAGGCCGAGGCCATGGAATTTCGAGTGCCGATCACCGAGCCCAGCCATCGCACCCTGCGGATTTTGCTCAACACTGTGCTTGACCAGGCCAAAGAGAACGTTAAGGGTTTAGCGATTACGGTGCAAGATATTACCCGTGAGGTGGCCCTGAACGAGGCTAAAGCTCAGTTTATTAGCAACGTTTCCCACGAGCTGCGTACGCCGCTGTTCAATATCAAGTCCTTCATCGAAACCCTGCACGAGTACGGCGAAGACTTGAGCGATGGCGAGCGCAAAGAATTTCTCGAAACCGCCAACCACGAAACCGATCGCCTTACCCGCCTGGTCAACGATGTGCTCGACCTGTCGCGCCTAGAGTCGAGTCGCCAGTACCAGATCGAAGCGGTCGATATTGTGCAGCCCATTGAGCAGACCCTGCGTACCCACCGGCTCAATGCCCGCGATAAACAGATTGAGCTTTTGCAAGACGTAGAACCTAACTTGCCCCCGGCCATGGGCAACTATGATTTGCTGTTGCAAGTGTTCAGTAACCTAGTGGGCAACGCTTTGAAGTTTACTGAACCCGGTGGTCAAGTGATGTTGAGGGCGCATCAAATTGTTTCTCCCAGCGAAGACCCTGGTCAGTCTGGCTATATTCGGATAGAAATTTCTGACACTGGCATTGGCATTGCCCCTGAAGATCAGCAGGCTATTTTCGATCGCTTCTTTCGGGTCGAAAACCGCGTCCATACCTTAGAAGGCACTGGCCTGGGGCTCTCTATTGTCAAAAACATTATCGAAAAGCACAGCAGCCAGGTGCATCTGGTCAGCGAGGTGGGTGTTGGTACCACTTTCTGGTTTGATGTGGCGGCCTATCAGTCCGATGCGATCGAAGTGTTGGCTCAAGATACCACCCATAGCGACGGCGGCAAAGATTTAGCGATCGCTGCCATCAGCCCTGCGCCTACGGATGCTTCGCTGATCGCTCCCAAGCCTGATTAA
- a CDS encoding TerC family protein, with protein MLDRLLDISTNFGVDTLLLLPVLIALEAVLSADNAIALAAIAQGLESEAMQRRALNYGLLIAFILRVALILTAGWVLQFWQFEVMGAAYLLWLVFKHFTSDSDEAAHHHGPRFATVLQAIPVIAFTDLAFSLDSVTTALALSKDVVVILLGGTIGIITLRFMAGLFIRWLEEFEHLEDAGFITVAFVGIRLLVRVIDPTLVPPEWAMVLVIALVFAWGFSKRVEAPTLDEPSPATNGKVPTIAELESRGGDRVADSEDPTPALPLQSD; from the coding sequence ATGCTAGATCGACTACTCGACATCTCTACAAACTTTGGGGTCGATACCCTACTGTTGCTGCCGGTGCTGATTGCCCTAGAGGCGGTGCTGTCAGCCGACAATGCGATCGCTCTAGCTGCGATCGCCCAAGGTCTAGAGAGCGAAGCTATGCAGCGACGGGCCTTAAACTACGGGTTGCTGATCGCATTCATTTTGCGGGTGGCACTGATTTTGACAGCAGGCTGGGTGCTGCAATTTTGGCAGTTTGAGGTGATGGGAGCGGCTTACCTGCTGTGGCTTGTGTTTAAGCATTTCACCTCGGACTCTGACGAAGCCGCCCATCACCATGGGCCTCGGTTTGCCACCGTACTCCAGGCTATCCCGGTAATTGCCTTTACCGACCTGGCCTTTTCGCTTGATAGTGTGACCACCGCCCTAGCCTTATCTAAAGATGTAGTGGTGATTTTGCTGGGCGGCACGATTGGCATCATTACCCTGCGGTTTATGGCGGGGCTGTTTATTCGTTGGTTAGAAGAATTTGAGCATTTAGAGGATGCCGGCTTTATCACCGTGGCCTTTGTGGGCATTCGCCTGCTAGTGCGGGTGATCGACCCCACCCTGGTACCGCCAGAATGGGCCATGGTACTGGTGATTGCCCTGGTCTTTGCCTGGGGCTTCTCAAAGCGGGTCGAAGCACCCACGCTAGACGAACCCAGCCCTGCCACCAATGGCAAAGTGCCAACTATTGCGGA
- the psaK gene encoding photosystem I reaction center subunit PsaK, producing the protein MLLSNLLAAYTVPTTPEWSYKVALIMITCNLFVLAIGKYAIRKPGAGPALPVGLPMLFEGFGLPELLAIASFGHILGAGMILGMGNAGLL; encoded by the coding sequence TTGCTGCTTTCTAACCTGCTTGCTGCCTACACCGTGCCTACCACCCCCGAGTGGTCGTACAAAGTAGCGCTGATCATGATTACCTGCAACCTGTTTGTGCTGGCCATTGGCAAATATGCCATTCGCAAGCCTGGGGCAGGACCAGCACTACCCGTGGGCTTACCGATGTTGTTTGAAGGCTTTGGTCTACCTGAGCTGCTGGCGATCGCCAGCTTTGGCCACATTTTAGGGGCAGGCATGATCCTAGGCATGGGTAACGCCGGGCTACTGTAG
- a CDS encoding site-2 protease family protein, producing MQSSWRIGAILGIPLFIDSSWFIILLLVTVSYGLEPSWHSAWGSLAWVMGFALALLLFASVLLHELGHSLAAKGQGIAVNSITLFLFGGIASIDKESKTPEDALKVAIAGPLVSFGLFLLLTAFSQIPALPTPISIITGSVAQINLVLTLFNMIPGLPLDGGQVLKALVWKATDSRIKGIRWAARSGQLLGWVAITFGLVMALVYQAFSGFWIAAIGWFALRNAAAYNQVTNLQEAMLALTAGDALARDFKVVDATMSLRQFADTYLLDENRPPAYFAASDGRYRGLVSIDDMRAIERSQWETLPLSHIAKPLLELPSVRESTPLTAAIDQLEALQLPRLTVLTPADAVAGTLDRGDVVRAIADRLGLRVSPAMIQQIKEEGQYPPGLQLPSIAKSVLEEANA from the coding sequence ATGCAATCCAGCTGGCGTATTGGGGCTATCTTAGGCATTCCCCTATTTATCGATAGCTCTTGGTTTATCATTTTGCTGCTGGTGACGGTGTCCTATGGTCTAGAGCCTAGCTGGCACTCGGCCTGGGGCAGCTTAGCCTGGGTGATGGGGTTTGCCCTGGCGCTGCTATTGTTTGCCTCGGTGCTGTTGCACGAACTGGGCCACAGCCTTGCGGCTAAGGGTCAGGGCATCGCGGTTAACTCAATTACGCTGTTTCTGTTTGGCGGCATTGCCTCTATCGACAAAGAGTCAAAAACTCCCGAAGATGCGCTCAAGGTGGCGATCGCTGGTCCTTTGGTGAGTTTTGGCCTGTTTCTGTTGCTAACGGCCTTCTCCCAAATTCCAGCCCTGCCCACGCCTATATCAATCATTACCGGTAGCGTCGCTCAGATTAACCTGGTGCTGACGCTGTTCAATATGATTCCTGGCCTGCCCCTCGACGGCGGCCAGGTGCTCAAAGCCCTGGTATGGAAGGCAACCGATAGCCGTATCAAAGGCATTCGCTGGGCCGCGCGATCGGGCCAGCTATTGGGATGGGTAGCAATTACCTTTGGTTTAGTCATGGCTCTGGTCTACCAGGCCTTCTCTGGCTTTTGGATCGCCGCCATCGGTTGGTTTGCCCTGCGCAACGCGGCTGCCTACAACCAGGTGACCAACCTGCAAGAGGCCATGCTGGCCCTCACCGCAGGCGATGCTCTGGCCCGCGACTTTAAGGTGGTAGACGCTACGATGTCGCTCCGGCAGTTTGCCGACACCTACCTGCTCGACGAAAACCGTCCTCCCGCCTACTTTGCCGCTTCCGATGGGCGCTACCGCGGGCTAGTTAGCATTGACGATATGCGGGCGATCGAGCGCAGTCAGTGGGAAACCCTACCTCTCAGCCACATCGCTAAGCCCCTGCTAGAGCTTCCCTCTGTGCGAGAGAGCACGCCCCTAACCGCTGCTATTGACCAGCTCGAAGCGCTTCAGTTGCCTCGGCTAACGGTGCTGACCCCCGCCGATGCCGTCGCTGGCACCCTTGATCGAGGCGATGTGGTGCGGGCGATCGCCGATCGTCTGGGTCTACGGGTTTCCCCCGCCATGATTCAGCAGATTAAAGAAGAAGGCCAGTACCCGCCGGGGTTGCAGCTGCCCTCGATCGCAAAATCGGTGCTTGAAGAAGCGAACGCATAA